A single genomic interval of Psychroserpens sp. NJDZ02 harbors:
- a CDS encoding haloacid dehalogenase type II, with product MTTKTRPKVLFFDVNETLLDLTIMKKQVGDALGGNQELLSLWFTTMLQYSLVVSASGRYQPFGHIGAAALQMVAANQDITIPEDKARDIIVNAMQNLPPHPEVKEALKALKNDGYTLVALTNSNAESLKNKFENVGLTTYFDKLLSIESVGKFKPFTDVYNWAAKNMNVKPEDCMLIAAHGWDVAGALWAGWRAAFVSRPGQQTFPLAPKTEINESDLQKVAAILVSYK from the coding sequence ATGACTACTAAAACCAGACCAAAGGTTTTGTTTTTTGATGTAAACGAAACCTTGTTAGATTTAACTATAATGAAAAAACAAGTGGGTGATGCTTTAGGCGGAAACCAAGAGTTGTTATCCTTATGGTTTACAACAATGTTACAGTATTCATTAGTGGTTTCGGCTAGTGGTCGTTATCAACCATTTGGACATATTGGTGCTGCTGCATTACAAATGGTTGCAGCCAATCAAGATATTACCATTCCGGAAGATAAAGCACGAGATATTATTGTAAATGCTATGCAAAACTTACCGCCACATCCAGAAGTAAAGGAAGCTTTAAAAGCATTAAAAAATGATGGCTACACTTTAGTAGCACTGACTAATTCTAATGCAGAAAGCTTAAAAAACAAATTTGAAAACGTGGGATTAACCACTTATTTTGACAAGTTATTAAGTATTGAGTCTGTTGGAAAATTCAAGCCTTTTACAGATGTTTATAATTGGGCAGCCAAAAATATGAATGTCAAACCTGAAGACTGCATGCTAATTGCTGCACATGGCTGGGATGTTGCTGGCGCACTTTGGGCTGGTTGGCGCGCAGCGTTTGTTAGTCGTCCAGGGCAGCAAACATTTCCGTTAGCACCTAAGACTGAAATTAATGAAAGTGATTTGCAAAAAGTAGCTGCTATTTTAGTTTCTTATAAATAA
- a CDS encoding peroxiredoxin-like family protein, with protein sequence MDNNKNTGELDVLLDKVRQAGAAKFSDEKKQIYADGIASVAKSGVLENALNVGDKALNFTLKNALNKSVNLYDELKNGPVVLTWYRGGWCPYCNITLHALQDKLPEFKNEGATLLALTPELPDNSLSTSEKNNLEFSVLSDLENTVGKEYGVVYTLTDDVATIYNAGFGLNKVNGDNSNQLPLAATYVIDTNGIIQYAFLDADYTKRAEVTDILTALRKLS encoded by the coding sequence ATGGACAACAATAAAAACACAGGAGAATTGGACGTTTTGTTAGATAAAGTACGTCAAGCAGGTGCTGCCAAATTCTCAGACGAAAAGAAACAAATATATGCAGACGGCATTGCGAGTGTTGCCAAATCTGGAGTATTAGAAAATGCTTTAAACGTTGGAGACAAAGCGCTTAATTTCACTTTAAAAAATGCTTTAAATAAATCGGTCAACTTGTATGACGAATTAAAGAACGGACCAGTAGTTTTAACTTGGTACAGAGGTGGATGGTGCCCGTATTGCAACATTACATTGCACGCTTTACAAGACAAATTACCTGAATTTAAAAACGAAGGTGCTACACTTTTAGCTTTGACTCCAGAGCTACCGGATAACTCTTTAAGTACTTCAGAAAAAAACAATTTAGAATTCTCTGTTTTAAGTGATTTAGAAAATACTGTTGGAAAGGAATACGGTGTCGTTTATACGCTAACCGATGATGTTGCCACTATTTATAATGCTGGTTTTGGATTAAATAAAGTAAATGGAGATAATAGTAACCAATTACCGTTGGCTGCCACTTACGTCATTGATACTAATGGTATTATTCAATATGCCTTTCTAGATGCCGATTACACTAAACGTGCAGAGGTTACAGATATATTAACTGCTTTACGCAAACTTAGCTAA